The proteins below are encoded in one region of Belonocnema kinseyi isolate 2016_QV_RU_SX_M_011 chromosome 1, B_treatae_v1, whole genome shotgun sequence:
- the LOC117177365 gene encoding alpha-glucosidase-like — MKIFFALCVTTLFLCTVKSHHSWWQSMSLYQIYPRSFMDSDGDGNGDLRGIINKLDYLADLKVDAFWLTPIYKSPMVDNGYDASNFTGINYMFGTMQDFENLVKRAHDYSMKVLMDCIPTYSSDQHEWFQKSVAGVEPYTDYYVWKEGQKDDGTMQPPNNWRSVFNGSAWTWNDKRQAFYLHQFTPSQPDLNYRNKDLVEEMKMQKHLLKLFLELLTCGILRGSRSSRPPSKFRDPERSPMQWNNSTSAGFSTYIKTWRPVNPNYKTLNLAFAKVSDDSYYNYYKALASLRNMHAVRSGNLQVKVLENDVLAFSRNKKKKKSVYVLINFSEQNKTVSLMEFENTDPELAFYRASPGLGLTSGSLMNSNEINIPPTATMVFVDS, encoded by the exons atgaaaatattttttgcactatGCGTTACAACGCTTTTTCTGTGCACCGTCAAGAGCCACCACAGTTGGTGGCAATCTATGTCACTATATCAAATTTACCCCAGAAGCTTCATGGATAGTGACGGCGATGGAAATGGTGATCTAAGAG GCATCATTAATAAATTGGATTATTTAGCAGACTTAAAAGTCGATGCTTTTTGGTTAACCCCTATATACAAGAGTCCGATGGTGGACAATGGATACGATGCATCTAATTTCACCGGAATTAATTACATGTTTGGAACCATGCAAGACTTTGAGAACCTCGTTAAGAGAGCTCATGATTATTCAATGAAAGTTCTCATGGACTGTATACCTACTTACAGCTCTGACCAACACGAATGGTTTCAAAAAAGCGTTGCTGGTGTTGAACCTTACACTGATTATTATGTGTGGAAAGAAGGGCAAAAAGATGACGGAACTATGCAACCACCTAATAACTGG AGAAGTGTATTTAATGGATCAGCGTGGACTTGGAATGATAAAAGACAAGCTTTCTACTTACACCAGTTCACCCCTTCACAGCCTGATTTGAATTACAGAAATAAGGACCTTGTTGAGGAGATGAAG atgCAAAAACATCTATTGAAATTATTCCTTGAACTTCTCACATGTGGCATATTACGTGGATCACGTAGTTCACGAC CTCCATCGAAATTTAGAGATCCAGAAAGGTCTCCAATGCAATGGAATAACTCAACTTCAGCCG gATTTTCTACTTATATAAAGACATGGCGTCCTGTAAACCCAAATTACAAAACTCTTAATCTGGCGTTTGCTAAAGTTTCTGATGACTCATATTACAATTACTACAAAGCTCTGGCTTCTCTAAGGAATATGCATGCTGTGCGATCTGGTAACTTACAGGTGAAAGTGCTAGAGAACGACGTATTAGCATTCTCaag gaataaaaagaagaaaaaatctgTTTACGTTCTTATCAACTTTAGCGAACAAAATAAGACTGTTAGTTTGATGGAATTTGAGAATACTGATCCAGAACTTGCCTTTTATAGAGCTTCTCCTGGGCTAGGTTTGACGTCAGG gagcCTCATGAATTCAAACGAAATCAACATTCCGCCCACTGCCACTATGGTCTTCGTTGATTCCTAG